One part of the Sarcophilus harrisii chromosome 5, mSarHar1.11, whole genome shotgun sequence genome encodes these proteins:
- the CLDN12 gene encoding claudin-12 has translation MGCRDVHAATVLSFLCGIASVAGLFAGTMLPNWRKLRLVTFNKNEKNLTVYTGLWVKCARYDRSSDCLMYDTKWFSSVDQLDLRVLQLALPLSILVAAAALLLCLMGMCRTAFGAARPDAKLARCLVNSAGCHLVAALLFFSAGLLSLAPSVWVIFYNGHLNRKFEPVFSFDYAVYVTVASSGGLFATALLLFLWYCACKALPSPFWQPLYSHAPGAPAYAQPYAARSRLSAIEIDIPVVTHSA, from the coding sequence ATGGGTTGTCGGGACGTGCACGCGGCCACGGTGCTCTCCTTCCTGTGCGGGATCGCCTCGGTGGCCGGGCTCTTCGCGGGGACCATGCTCCCCAACTGGCGGAAGCTGAGGCTGGTCACCTTCAACAAGAACGAGAAGAACCTGACCGTGTACACCGGGCTCTGGGTGAAGTGCGCCCGCTACGACCGCAGCAGCGACTGCCTGATGTACGACACCAAGTGGTTCTCCTCCGTGGACCAGCTGGACCTGCGCGTGCTCCAGCTCGCGCTGCCCCTCAGCATCCTGGTGGCGGCCGCGGCGCTCCTGCTCTGCCTGATGGGCATGTGCCGCACGGCCTTCGGCGCCGCCCGGCCCGACGCCAAGCTGGCCCGCTGCCTGGTCAACAGCGCCGGCTGCCACCTGGTGGCCGCGCTCCTCTTCTTCTCCGCCGGCCTCCTCAGCCTGGCGCCCTCCGTCTGGGTCATCTTCTACAACGGCCACCTCAACCGCAAGTTCGAGCCCGTCTTCTCCTTCGACTACGCCGTGTACGTCACGGTGGCCAGCTCCGGGGGCCTGTTCGCCACGGCGCTCCTGCTCTTCCTCTGGTACTGCGCCTGCAAGGCCCTGCCCTCGCCCTTCTGGCAGCCCCTGTACTCCCACGCGCCCGGCGCGCCCGCCTACGCGCAGCCCTACGCCGCCCGCTCGCGCCTCTCGGCCATCGAGATCGACATCCCCGTGGTCACCCACTCGGCCTAG